The following are encoded in a window of Rosa chinensis cultivar Old Blush chromosome 4, RchiOBHm-V2, whole genome shotgun sequence genomic DNA:
- the LOC112201014 gene encoding O-fucosyltransferase 1 — protein KTEANRRAGLYNRQHAKQVGGGASVKAKIGKLLLAVVVLLICTVSLLFTSASTSGGATRFGYRSEINLEKLRRSADSRGWRPSSAPRSDWPPPPSETNGYLRVRCNGGLNQQRTAICNAVLAARIMNATLVLPELDANSFWHDDSGFQGIYDVEHFIKSLRFDVNIVERMPEIRKNGKTKKIKAVQLRPPRDAPISWYTTDALQKMKEHGAIYLTPFSHRLAEEIDNAEYQRLRCRVNYHALIFKPNIMKLSQSIVDKLRTQGHFMSIHLRFEMDMLAFAGCFDIFNPKEQEILKKYRNENFAPKKLVYKERRAIGKCPLTPEEVGLILRAMEFNNSTRIYLAAGELFGGERFMKPFRALFPHLENHSSVEHSDELPENTQGLIGSAVDYMVCLLSDIFMPTYDGPSNFANNLLGHRLYYGFRTTIRPDRKALAPIFIDREKGRKSGFEEAVRQVMLKTNLGGPHKRISPESFYTNSWPECFCQTSTKNLADKCPPDNVLEILNSQLSQENDDPESNSTSVRER, from the exons aaaacagaagcaaATCGAAG AGCGGGGCTTTATAATCGGCAGCATGCGAAGCAAGTCGGAGGAGGAGCGAGTGTGAAGGCCAAGATTGGGAAGCTATTGCTCGCCGTTGTCGTCCTCTTGATCTGCACCGTTTCCTTGCTCTTTACGTCCGCCTCCACCAGTGGCGGTGCTACTAGATTTGGCTATCGCTCTGAG atcaatttggaaaaacttaGGAGAAGTGCTGACTCTCGAGGTTGGAGGCCGTCATCAGCTCCACGATCGGATTGGCCTC CTCCACCAAGCGAGACTAACGGCTACCTACGTGTGCGCTGTAATGGTGGTCTCAATCAACAACGTACTGCG ATCTGCAATGCAGTTCTGGCAGCAAGAATAATGAATGCTACCCTTGTGCTGCCGGAATTGGATGCAAACTCATTTTGGCATGATGACAG TGGTTTTCAGGGAATCTATGATGTTGAGCATTTCATCAAGTCATTAAGGTTTGATGTAAATATTGTAGAAAGGATGCCCGAAATTCGCAAAAATGGGAAGACCAAGAAGATAAAAGCTGTACAG CTCCGACCACCAAGAGATGCTCCTATCAGTTGGTATACTACAGATGCTCTTCAGAAAATGAAGGAGCATGGGGCTATCTATCTAACTCCCTTTTCACATCGTTTGGCGGAAGAAATTGACAACGCCGAGTACCAACGGCTGAGGTGCAGGGTTAACTATCATGCTCTGATatttaagccaaatattatGAAGTTAAGTCAATCAATAGTTGATAAGCTCCGTACACAAGGTCACTTCATGTCTATACATCTTCGTTTTGAGATGGATATGCTGGCATTTGCTGG GTGCTTTGATATCTTTAACCCAAAAGAGCAAGAGATTTTGAAGAAGTATCGAAATGAAAATTTTGCACCAAAGAAGCTTGTTTATAAGGAAAGAAGAGCAATCGGAAAATGCCCATTAACTCCAGAAGAG GTCGGTCTTATTTTACGCGCAATGGAATTTAACAATTCTACCAGGATATACCTAGCTGCTGGTGAACTATTTGGTGGGGAGAGATTCATGAAACCATTCCGTGCTTTGTTCCCTCACCTTGAGAACCACAGTTCTGTGGAGCACTCAGATGAGCTACCAGAGAACACCCAGGGATTAATAGGGTCTGCAGTGGATTACATGGTTTGTCTACTTTCTGATATTTTTATGCCTACATATGATGGACCTAGCAACTTTGCCAACAATCTCCTTGGACACCGCCTCTATTATGGTTTCCGGACCACAATTAGACCTGATAGAAAAGCCCTTGCTCCAATCTTCATTGATCGTGAAAAAGGACGAAAATCAGGTTTCGAAGAAGCTGTTAGGCAAGTGATGCTAAAAACAAACCTTGGCGGCCCTCACAAGCGGATCTCACCTGAGTCTTTCTATACAAATTCTTGGCCAGAATGCTTCTGCCAAACATCTACAAAGAATCTGGCAGATAAATGTCCACCAGATAATGTTTTGGAAATTCTGAACAGCCAGTTAAGTCAAGAGAACGATGATCCGGAATCAAATTCAACATCTGTTAGAGAGAGATGA
- the LOC112199264 gene encoding uncharacterized protein LOC112199264 — MTMGDDETVDDFHGRILKISGQCRSLGALFDEDKIVKKILRALPEKFHSKVTSIEDSFDIDEYPLDELIGNLKTYEMRLKPEKKNKGVAFKAIKEEEEETLDLALLTKEFKKFLKNKNSSRNLNTPKKNSYNGSSSSDYNNKNGRSDDESQEVENVAFVSSLLPDSDSDEAFSDDETNIRCRQLYKASKATLLKNLSLEKEVEFLRSEKEKLEKLLETSQFAWELERSKHVGELAELQDDQISSTWKSEKTEYLNRIKILELEVKGQQVLNLELLAKVEILQDELRSTQEKFNKFDVSSSSMSKLLGSGKAPHDTSGLGYNGESSKSTKFVRASRSSVEKKEASMDNQVTVMKKRREDQPPPNY; from the exons ATGACcatgggagatgatgaaacaGTAGATGACTTTCATGGTAGAATTCTCAAAATCTCTGGTCAATGTCGTAGTCTGGGGGCACTCTTTGATGAAGACAAGATTGTCAAAAAGATACTCAGAGCGCTGCcagaaaaatttcattcaaaagtcACAAGCATAGAGGATTCatttgatattgatgagtaTCCACTCGATGAACTCATCGGAAATCTTAAAACTTATGAAATGAGATTGAAGcctgagaagaaaaataaaggtgTGGCCTTCAAGGCTatcaaagaagaggaagaggagacaCTGGATCTTGCACTATTGACAAAGGAATTTAAAAAGTTCCTCAAAAACAAGAACTCATCCAGAAATCTCAACACACCCAAGAAAAATTCCTACAATGGCAGTAGCAGTAGTGATTACAACAACAAGAATGGGAGA AGTGATGACGAGTCTCAGGAAGTTGAAAATGTTGCGTTTGTGTCATCACTTCTACCTGACTCCGATAGTGATGAAGCCTTCtctgatgatgaaacaaatatCCGCTGCAGACAACTCTACAAAGCCTCAAAGGCAACTCTCCTCAAAAACTTGAGTTTGGAAAAAGAAGTTGAATTCCTGAGAagcgaaaaagaaaaattagagaaaCTTTTGGAGACATCACAATTTGCATGGGAACTGGAAAGAAGCAAACATGTAGGTGAACTAGCAGAATTGCAAGATGACCAGATATCTTCAACTTGGAAGAGTGAAAAGACAGAGTATCTCAACAGAATCAAAATACTAGAACTGGAAGTTAAAGGACAACAAGTATTGAACTTGGAATTATTAGCTAAAGTTGAGATCTTGCAAGATGAGTTACGATCAACTCAAGAAAAGTTCAACAAGTTCGATGTTAGCTCTAGTTCCATGTCCAAGTTGCTTGGATCAGGAAAAGCTCCTCATGACACTTCTGGATTAGGGTACAATGGAGAAAGTTCCAAGAGCACTAAGTTCGTAAGAGCATCGAGATCATCtgttgaaaagaaagaagcttcCATGGATAATCAAGTCACAGTCATGAAGAAACGGAGGGAAGATCAACCACCACCAAACTATTAG
- the LOC112199266 gene encoding septin and tuftelin-interacting protein 1 homolog 1 has product MDLRSEIDLCSRKRKESNLRRVVETSEGNLCIFALASSSDHHDDDNGDNGGSRKRMGRDRGCYAVVSSTKLAVKPTRPIRSAVKPYEDGGDLNIGEFEKHTRGIGMKLLMKMGYNGRGLGRNEEGIVSPIEAELRPKNEGLGFDYKEGTKLRRRPTSFVKAKAVQKSVGNGDKDHKKTKTEIAKKPSSLNTSTVEGHKPNEQPNEAITSAAGMGKKTSTKGVDLLEKVMADMRRPLDGILADLENLSLKDTTSRCILAM; this is encoded by the coding sequence ATGGATTTGAGGTCTGAAATCGATCTCTGTTCTCGCAAGCGCAAGGAGAGCAATCTCCGACGCGTCGTTGAGACCTCGGAAGGAAATCTCTGCATCTTCGCTCTCGCTTCCTCCTCCGACCACCACGACGACGACAACGGAGACAACGGCGGCTCCAGAAAACGCATGGGGCGAGACCGCGGCTGCTACGCCGTCGTTTCATCCACCAAGCTCGCCGTGAAGCCCACCAGACCCATCAGGTCCGCCGTGAAACCCTATGAGGACGGTGGGGATCTGAATATTGGGGAGTTCGAGAAACACACAAGGGGGATCGGCATGAAATTGCTGATGAAGATGGGCTATAACGGACGCGGACTCGGCAGAAACGAGGAAGGTATTGTGAGCCCAATTGAAGCCGAATTGAGGCCCAAAAATGAAGGTCTTGGTTTTGATTACAAGGAGGGGACTAAGCTGCGGCGGCGTCCCACATCGTTTGTGAAAGCCAAGGCGGTGCAGAAAAGTGTGGGTAATGGTGACAAAGATCACAAGAAGACCAAAACAGAAATAGCCAAAAAACCAAGCAGCCTAAACACTAGTACAGTGGAAGGACACAAGCCCAACGAGCAGCCTAATGAGGCAATTACCAGTGCCGCCGGGATGGGGAAGAAGACGAGTACAAAAGGTGTCGATTTGCTGGAAAAGGTGATGGCTGATATGAGAAGACCTCTTGATGGAATCTTGGCCGACCTTGAGAATTTGAGTTTGAAAGATACAACCTCCAGGTGCATCTTAGCTATGTAA